The stretch of DNA TATCCATGATTGTATTAACGTTTGGAATACAACAAAAACTGTTCAAGATGAAACTATAATTGAGCCATATTTGAAATTTCTGGATGAGGCTAAGAGGATGTTTGGCAAATTAGTATTGCATGAAACGCAGATAGGATCGGATAACCCTAAATTTGCAGGAACACCGGATTTAGTCTTTGAGGATGCGATTGTGGACATTAAGAGAACGTTTCATAGCAGGAAAATTCATGCTTTGCAATGTTCCGCTTACGGATATTTGGCTGCAAAAAACAAAGTTATCAAAAAAACAAAAAATCATCTGATTCTCGTAATCAATAAAGAAGATTGTGATTTTAGAACTCACTTTGTATATGATGCACAGGCAGAACCTATGTTTATCAGCCTTGTGCATAGTTGGCACTCAGAGAGACAATTGGTAAAATATTTAAAATCAGTATAAAAGGAGAATAAAATGAGCGCAGTAACGAAAGAAGAAGCAGGGATTGTAGTGGACCAGGAAGTAGAGTTATCACAAGAAATAGAACTCACTACACAGACAGTCGAGTCAATTGTAGTCAATTCAGAGGACACATTAAAAGAAGCCTCTGAATTCGTTTTAGAATGCAAGAGACAGACTGAAAAGGTTGTCGGATTTTGGTCTGGAATGAAATCCAATGCACATAAAGCATGGAAAGGGATTGTAGCAAAAGAAAATGAAATGCTTGAGCCAATCAAAGAAGCAGAGTCAATTGTTAAGAAGAAAATTTCGGTATATCTTACTGAGGTCGAAAACAAACGGATTGCAGAACAGAAGCGTCTGGATGAAGAGCGAAGGATCAGAGAAGAAGCAGAAAGGAAAAAACTCGAAGAGAAAATCGAGAAGGCAGAATTGAACGGGAAAGAAGAAAAAGCAGAAGAACTCAAAGAGCAGCTTGATACATTGTCTGTCCCTGTTCAGATCGCAGAATCAGAGATAGATAAAATCACACGGGGAGCTACCGGATCAGTCAGTCAGAAAAAAAAGATTATCGTAACTGTTAGCAATGAAGAAATTTTCCTAAAAGAAATTTTAGAGAAAAGGGCTTCGATGAACTTTATTTCTTACGAAATTTCTACTATAAAAAAGTGGGTAGAGGCAATGGGAATAAAATCTTTTCCGGGTCTGGCAATATCAGAAGAAATTCAAGGGACTTTCAGAAAGAACGCAAAATAAGCAATACTCTTGCTGTCTCTCAGGGCAATCACGTATTGATTGTGACCGCTGACCCGAATTCAACTGTTAAAAGTGAATGAGGCAGGAGAGGATTTTTTAAGGAGAAAAGTATGTCGGTGAAAAATGAAAAAGAGTTTCAGAAGCAAAAAGAAAAGTTGAAAAAGGAAATCACTTCAATTAATAACAAGAGCTATAAAAGTATAAAAGCTCTTGAAAAGAAAATTGATGCGATAAACAAAAAACTTGGGGTACCTTATGAGTATTCAAGTTCTTTAGAAAAGTAAGATGTATTTCCAGATAGAAATATTCGGTTTTTTTAAAAGGCGGGTTTATGGAAAAATATTATAAACTTATAGCTGACTTCGAAACAATCAAATTTGTTAAAAAATTTTTTGAATTAAGAGAATAAATTTTTTTATATTTCAATGCGACATATTACCTAAAAGGGGGACAAAATGACTTTTGAAGAAAAGGAAATTGAGATCGTTCTAAAATACGGATTCACGGTTAATAAGGATTCTCCGTGGTACCAAAAAAATGAGATTCAATTATTTATCGGTGCAAAAATTATTATTATCCATCATGGTTGTAAAATTTTTCAGGCAGATGGAAATTTTTAAAATCTTCAAAGAGCAGGAATTTATTTGCATGATTTGATTTTGTATTCAATTCAACAGAAGGATAGAGCTGCATGAAAAATGTTACGGAAATAGAAATAAAATTAAAAAGGAAATACAATGAATAAAATTTACGGGAAAACATATTTACAAGCGAACGCATTTTTGTCAGACGCGCAACTCAGGATATATACAGTGATTAGCTCTTTCCAGGGAGACCAGGAAAGCTGTTTTCCGAGTCTTTCGGCAATCAGGGAGAGGTTAGCATACTACAAGCTCGTAAACGGCGTTCCTGTGCGTTTGTATCGCTATTCTACGGGTTATATTTCAAAGGTCATCAAAGCTCTAAGGGATGAGGGTTGGATAATTCTTATCCGTAAGGGAGGTTTCGGTCGTGCAAACGAATACCGCGTTATCGAATGCCCTGAGAATCTTCTATTCAAGACCGAAACAAAGCCAAAAGATAGTTTTCCTCCCAGGGAGGCAAAGAGTAGTTTTCCTATTTTTGGGGTCAAGGCAAACAGTAGTTTTCCTTCTATGGAGGCAAAACATGGTTTTCCTGTAGGAGTGCAAACCAAAAGAACATTAAAAGAACATATAAAAGAACATAGTAAAGCTTCTCCTATTTCTAAGGAGGAGGAAATAGAAATGTGTTGGCGTAATTTCGAATTACGTTACTGCCAAGAGGAGTCTTTAGTCAATGGCTGATCCATCAATTATATATACAAAGCCATACCATTGCAAAGAAGGAAAATTTTTGTGTATGAAACCTTGCGATTGCCAACCTATTAATTTTCTGGTTTATCCTGAAAAATGGATAATGATGCACTGTGCTAGAGTTATACGAGATAAATCAGAATTAAAATCTCATACAGTTCAGTTTGTAAAACTTATACTTGCACGCATGAAAGATTGTCCGGTAATTTCTTACGATAAATTCAAAGACAATTATAAAAGTCCAGAATTAGAAATCTTGTTGAGAAAAAATTAGCATTAGTAGTATAAAAAAGGAGAAGAAAATGGAAAATGAAAACTATAAAGAGGTTAATTTAGCAGACTTGCATAATGGTGCTGCTATTGAACTTTTTGCGCTTGAATGGGATCGGGTTATGGACAATATACTCGATGAGAATGTGTCACGGGACTCCGTGAGAGAATTGCATTTAAAGGTTAAACTCAAGCCAGTTTGCAAAGATGGAAGAGTTCAGTATGTTCAGACCCTGGTCGAATGCAAATCGAAAATTGCTTCAAATAAAGGGATTGGAGGAGTCATTTACCCGGTCTTGAAGGGAAAGAAAGTTATTGCTCTTGAAAATAATTTTTCCGAGCAGGACATGTTTCCTGAAGAAAAAAAAATAAAAGAGGTTAAAAATGGATAATCTTCTTCAAATTTGGTGGCTATTACGAATACGAAGATTTCATAGTTGCACTACAATCTCAGTTCGTAATGGATCAATCCTGCATATCGTTACTGTCTTTAATAAATTCAATATCTGATGTAAATGAGACAACTGTTTCAGACGACGGTGTTTCTCAGGATGTCGTAATTAAGACAGGACTGGTGCGAAAACAGAAAGACTCAATTAAGAATCCTATCAAGCTTACTCCGAGAAGGTCATTTGCGGAAATTGAACAAGTTTCATCTGAGTTTATTTTCAGAATTCAGAAAGGATCTAATGGAATAAGATTTGGTCTGTTTGATGGAGATGGTGGAGCTTGGCGTATTGAGGCGATGAGTAGAATTAAATCATGGCTCAATGATCGATTGAATGAAGATAAAAAAACTTCGTGGGTTATTATCGGCTAAAAGGAAATACACGAGCATATATCGTTTTAAAATACTATAAAGACTTATGATACTTGGATTCAAACAACAATTTATACGGCCAATACTTGATGGTACAAAAATTCATACTATTCGTGAAGATGTTCACAATCGATGGCATGTTGGGAATAAAATCCATTTTGCTACCGGTGTAAGAACAAAAAACTATAAACAGTTTTTAGAAAAATTTTGCACTGGAACGCAGACAATAAAAATAAAACATGGAGAATTTTCATTTAGCGTTTTTATTGATAATAAAAAATTATTCACTGGACTGAGTTTATATATTGATGTAGATTGATTGCGAATATGAGAATTAAAGTTAATGACACAAAAGTTTCTAAAAAATTATCACAGGAATATTTTGCAAAAGGAATAGGTGGAATTCAAATGAACCAATGCAGACATAAGCCAACTGGAAAAATATTTTTTTATTCTGATGTTATTCAGAGTTCAGAGCGAGCGATTAGGGTTATTGGAAATGGTCAATTGGTTGGATACATGAGCCTTGAGAATTTCAATCAAGTATACGAAAAAATTGATGGAAACAGATCAATATGATTTTTTCAACAATAATAAAACCCGTGAGCGTAAATAGAAGAACAGTTCCTGGGCAACACAGAAAACTTATAACATCAAACGAATATAGGAATACAAAAACTGCAATGAGTATGGTTTTCAGAAACCAGTATCGCGGTAAACCGATCACGGAAGAGTGTGCTGTATATTTAACTTGCGGTTGGAAAGGTTTTGATATCGACTCATGGGTTAAAATCGTATTAGATTCATTGCAAGGAATTGCGTATAAGAATGACAAGCAAATTCGATTCCTACAGATCGCTATGGGAATTCACAAAATAATCAATATTGAAGTCGTGGAGATGAGTAAATTATGAAAAATCTTGATGAATTAGAACTAATAATTCCAGACTGGAAAAGCCTGAAATTATTCTATATTGAAAAACAGGCTTAAGTCATCTTTCACACATACTTACGAATGTTGCATTTTTATTATGGAATAATTTAAAGCGAGAGGAAAAAACATGAACCCTGCTTACATCATAGCACTCTTTCAGTTTATCTTTTTTTCGTTTGTAGTTATGCAATTAGAGGATATAAGACAGAACCAAATATTTAGTGATAAACTATCTTCGTTGACTATTCAAAAAAATAATGTTGAGAGTGGAATTTACGACCTAGAATATCTTGATAGAAAGAATTTTGAATGTTTTTCAATCATAATTCAAGACCCGAAAACAGGGCGGGAGACAGTCGATAAAGATTGCAAGTGTTACCAATCCAAGATTATAGGGAATCATAAAATTAGAATCCCGTATCGCTGGAACTGCAGATCGATACCAGCACATTGGAAAAAAATGGGAGGGATAAGGTAATGATGTGTTATCGAGATAGAACCTTTTGTCCATTTTCAGAATGTAAGAAATTGAGGGCTTGCGGGACTGCTTTAACAGAAGAAATCAAAGAACAAGCTAAAAAAGCTGGGTTATATACCAGCCAATAATTCGAACCATTGGAGTATTTTTTAAGTTGATTGAATTAAATAAAATATATAATGAAGATTGCCTTCTTACTTTGGGTAGGATGCCTGATAAGTTTGTGGACTTAGTAATTACTTCACCGCCTTACAATATGCGAACACGAATAAGGAACGGGAAATATTCCACACGCGAAAAAGGAGAACATTTCAGTAAGAAATACAAATACTTTGGCGATGACCTGCCTATTGATGACTTCTATTCATTTCATAGCAAAGTTTTGCGTGAATTGATTAGGGTTGCAAAGATTGTTTGTTATAACTTTCAAATAGTAACTGGGAGCAAAGAAGCATTTTTCAAAATTATTGGCGACTTCAATCGGGATATAAAAGACATTATAATATGGGATAAAGGAAGTGGACAACCTGCAATGCACGAAAAGGTTTTGAATAACTGTTATGAAATAATTTTAATCATTGAAGATGATAATAAAGCAGGTAGAGCAATTCAGAACGCAAGATTTAGCAGAGGCGAGATGAATAACATTTTAAGAATAGGCAAGGGAAAAAAAGTTGTTGATGAACATAGTGCTGTATTTCCTGAAAGATTGGCTGGCGAACTTATCAAGGGATTTTCAGAAGAAGGCAATTTGATTTATGACCCATTCATTGGAGTTGGTACCACTGCAATCGTAGCGAAAAAGCTAAACAGGAACTATATTGGAAGTGAAATAATTTATGAGTATAGTAGAATCGCAGAAAAAAGAATAGTAGAAAAATTTTCATTGTTTTTGGATAATAAAAGAGAGGCGGTACAATAATGCCGAGACCGTCTATATCGATAAAGGATGAAGATATTATTGCTTTTGTCCGAATCAATCCAAACTGTAATTGCCCTGAGATAGCCAGACATTTTAATATTAACAGGAAATCGGCGCATAAAAGAATTCAAAAGCTACAAAGAAAAGGTATTCTTGAATTTTCAAACGGTTTTCGGAAAAATGCGATCCGATTCAGCGAGAAATATAGATGAAAAACGGTGCAAAACTGAAACAAAATCTCAAGCCTTCCAGAACCGAAATGAACATTATCGCAAACGCAATCTTGAAGAATACATTCAGCAAAAAAGGAATATTCTATTGCGAGGTTTGCCGTACTGATCGAGTAATGTTTGCCAACTGCACACAGCTCATGGGGCTTACATTCAGCCATCGTAAAAAGTGTCGTCATTACAGAACGGTTGAAGAATTGTCTGATTTCAATGAGGTAGTATTATCTTGCTTACAAGCACATATTATAACTGAACGCAATCCTGCTTTAACTAAGAAAGTATTCAAGGATTTGCGCGGTTAATTCCAAAAGCAGATAGTTTTTTAGTACAATGTACTATAATCATCTCTTTATGTCCCAAATAAAAAAATCAATAAAATACTTCACAATTTTTCCATTCATTAAAATGAGGCTATGAAAATAAATGAAACTTTACTTAAAATCAAACCGGAAGACCTTGAGCCTCACCCGTGGAATCGGAAAAGAATAGAGAATGAAGATGAGCTGGATTCAAAACGCCGCGAAAAGCTTAGAGAAGAACAAATAAAATTTGAAGAGTCTATCGCTAAATCCGGTATATGGGAATCCAGTCCGCTTTTAATCACAAAAGAAAAAGTAAATGGAAAATACCAGATTCTCAGAGGCCGACGTAGATTCGAGGCTGTCCTGAAAAACATAAAACGGGGGAAATTACCATTTAACTACAAAATCCCTTGTCTTCAGATGGTAGAGGATACACAGGAAGCTCTCAGGGAGGCAATATTCGGGGACAACGACCAAGGACGAGGTTATTCTTTTGCCGACCGTATTGAGATTCTGAAAACTTTGTTACCACTAAAGCGCCTTTTATCTGCTGAAAAGGGGGTTGCTAAGGGAACTGGTGTAATTGCTGAATTGGAACGCTTGTTGCCTTTCTGGACAAATTCAGTAATCAATAAAACGGTTACGCATCTTCGAAGACTGCACGCAGATGAAATGACTTACAAAGAACCACCGGAAGAGAAAATCGACAATCTGAACAGGTTACTTCTATCCATCCTTCAGCTACATAAAACTAAAACTCAAAGAGTTGAGAAAGTACGGAAAGAAATAACCAAACTTGAGGCCGATTTAAAAAAGGATGTTCACAAGATAGAGCAAGAGATAGCGGAGTATTCGAGAGAATTCGGGAAAGGTGGATACAAAGCCTATCTCAGAAATTACCTCAAATCAAAACGACCGGAATTTCAAGGCTTGAAAAAAATAGCTGGGATTGAAGAGTTACTTAAATGAGTATCATCGTAATATCATAAATAGCTTGACATAATACTGCCATAGTTACTGGCTTTAGGTATATGGCAGTTAAAAGAAAGCAGGTTAAAAACGGACGAAAACGGACAGGTACTGTAAACAAAAAGGCAGTTAAAAAGAACGCAAAGGGATTCGTATCTAAATTCGCACACCTTTATGATCCGAATGAGCTGATAGAAGTCCCGTTCAAATCCATTACGCCTGAACAGTATAAAACAATATGTATGCTGTTGGATGGATTCACGCTGGCCCAGACTGGGAGCGCACTCAAAATACCTGTTTCGACGATTCAGAATTGGTTATACCTCAAAGAGGCTGTTGCTATCAAATTTCAAGAAGCGTATTTGTCCGAAGCAAGAAGACGAATGGAAATCATGCGATTAAATTCTGATTCCATTGCATTCGATATGTATGATCTTTTAATGGATTGGATACAATACATGAAACGACGTAAAGGGGTGTTTGATGCAAAAGAAGTGGCACAGATTACCAGCTATCTAAAGAATTCAAGTTACATAATGTCAGATGATACGAAAGCAAAAGAAGAAAAATCCCGAGAAAAAATCCTTGCCGGCTTAGAATCTCTTATCGAAGAGAAGGTTTTGGAATCACAAATGATGAATTGAACACAGTTCTTTACGATGAAACCGAAATCCAACTTCTCAGAAAAATAAAAAACGATGCAAGAATAAAACCATGTTCTGACATAATGGAAGTTGATGTTGGAATTGTAACTGGACGAAATGAATTCTTTATGCTGAGCAAAGAACTTGTTTCAAAATTGAAACTAAAAGGACATACAACGAAAGTTGTTAGTAAGTCAAATCACTTTAAAGGCATTGTTTTTTCTGAAGAAGATTTTGAAATTAATTCAGATGACAACTGTCCAGCTCATCTTTTTTTACCCGAAAACAAGGAATATTCTTTACTTCCTAAAGTTTGTCGTGAATACATTGCTTACGGTGAGGAAATGGGCTTTAATACTGGATACAAATGTAGAATTCGTAAAAATTGGTATATCACGCCTTCCATGTGGTCTCCTGATGCTTTTGTTTTAAGGCAGGTTGGAGATTACCCAAAACTTATCTTGAACAAGACTAACGCATCTACAACAGATACGATTCACAGAGTTCGTTTTAAAACAAAAGTTAAACCTGAAAACATTGCACTTTCCTATCTCAACTCTCTAACTTTTGCTTTCTCAGAAATATTGGGAAGAAGTTATGGAGGCGGTGTATTGACATTTGAGCCATCAAAGATTGAAGAAATACCTTTTCAGCTTCTAGGTACTAACAAAATTGATTTCAAAAAAATTGATTCACTCATTCGCCAACGTAAAATCGAAGAAGTGCTTGACATCGTTGACAATGAACTTTTAATTAAACAACTTAAATTTTCTGAATCAGAAGTTCAAATGCTTAGAGGCATTTGGAAAAACTTGCTGGTAGAAGGAATGGAAGGAAAAACTAAATGAGTCGAGTCAATTTAAAGAATATTTTAAAAGGGACTCCTTTTGAGTCCGTCGATCCGGCACTTTTACAGATTGCTACCCAAAATGTCATAAACAGATTAAATGAGAAGCAAAGCAAAGTAGAAAACAGGGAAAAGAATATCTGTAGAAGACGGGCAGTTGGTAAGCGTGGTTCATTTTTGTTTTTTTGTAAGCACTATTTTCCAAACTATTTCTCGACAGAATTCGGTACACAACAAATGGAATTGATCCATTTGATCCAGTCATATAGAGCCAAGAAAAACAAAGATGGGACGAAAAACAGAAATCCTATCAGGGCATCAGTAGCGATGTCTCGCGGGTTCGGTAAATCGACGATTTTAACACTCTGTGGAGCAATCTGGCTTATGCTTACCGGTACGTGGAAATTCCCAATATTGATCTCTTCTACGCTTTCACAGGCAAAGGAATTTCTACAGAAAATCCAAGAAGAAATCGAAGATAATCAGAATCTCAAAAACGATTATCCTGAACTGTTGCCCAAGAAGGATATTAAGGGTCAAAATGTTTCATGGTCTGACTATGATCTTGTTTTCAATGGTGGATTTCGTTGCATTGCAAAAGGCTGGGGGAATGCAATCCGCGGGAAAAGGTATAAACATATACGGCCAGACGCACTTCTTTTGGATGACCCAGACGAGGAAAAAGACGTTGCCTCAGAGTCTACAATGACTCGTAAATACCGTTGGTTGGAGCGTGCAGCACTCAAATTAGGTAATGTTTGGGGCATTGATGTAATTCTTTCATATACTACAATTGCTCCGAATTGCGTTGGGGAGTATGTTTTTAACTCAGAAAGATACAAGTCATGGATTAAAAAGAAGCACAAAGCGATTGAATTTGATCCTTCAACAGGAAAGGAATATTCAACCTGGGAGGCCGGTGCACCTCTTGCTTCTCTTTTGATTGAAAGGGATGACGACCCTGTTACGTTCGCGCAGGAACGGCAGAACGAACCATTGCCTGAGGTCGGACAGAAATTTAAAGGTCTCATCCAGACATGGGATTTTGAAAGACCAGTTTCTTTTGACGGTTGGATTCTTGCACTGGCGGTCGATCTTTCGCAAGGTAAAACCGAGCGTTCTGACTTCTCTGCTTTTGAGGGGGTTGGCCTTAATCCCAAAGGTCAATTCCTCGAATTGTATTCAGATATTCAGAGACGAAGACAAGATCAGATTATGCGGGACCTTATTTCAGCTTTGCGAGTTTTCCCATGGACAGTATGTGTAATAGAATCAAATGGCGGGCAGGACTATTTTATTGATAATTTCAAAGAAAAAGTTGAAGAATGGAATGAACTTTGCCTGAACAAAAACAATACTGACGGATTAAAGCCGAATGATAGAATTCTTGTCCCGATAATAGGAATTGCCAATTCTGGGGACAAGATTAAGCGTATAGAATCTCAGTTACAATCGATGATTGCGTCAGGCCAGCTTAAAATCAGATCTGATTCTCATATTCTAAAAAGCCAGCTTGAAGCTTTCCCATTCTTGAAGAAAGACGGACCAGACGCACTGGAAATGTCAGTTAGGGCAATCAAGGATAATGTTGGTTCTACTATTCAGTTTCTCGCCACAGAACAAAAAGAAATTGTTTATTCGGCTGGATTGAATCCAGATAGTGGACAAAGCGAAGAGATCAACATTGTGAGTAAATCACTAGATCAACTCAATCGTGCAAAATTAAAAAGGAGAGGTTTTTAGCAAACTACATATATAGGATTTTATATGAATAATTTATTGGAAATAATAAGAGAAGAATGTTACAGTTTAAGTATACATTTGCAAATCTTTTGCAAATAGTTTTATAAATGGCTTGCATTAAATTCTCAGGTATTAATTCAGTCCTTTTCTCATGGCAAATGGGAAAGCTGGGAGACCACGCGGTAATAATTATGAGAAAAACCGTTTAAATAGAATTCCTAAGGAATATAGAGAAAAAATAGTCTCTGGGAAGGCAACTCCAGTCAATGCAGATGACCCGGCTAAAATGCCGGTCGAAGTCTTCAGGAAATCAGCTTTTTATGATCCAGCACGGCAAGCAGTCTCACAAGCAATTGATATAAACAATCGAATGTTTGAGATTTTGAATTCTGCCAAGGACAGAAAACATCCTCTCTATAATGATGAATCTCTCATTATGTATAACATGGGGGTTCAGTTACGACCGATTTTCAGGATTACAACCGACGATTTGAGGGGCATTTCATACTCGTCATCATTGATAGGAGCAATCCACCAGATTGTTTCAGATGATTGCTCGATGTATGCGAAATACCAGGAAGACCCTGGATTTGGAATAAAACTAAAACTTAAAGACCAGAGACCAACACCAGAACAGATCAAGTATTTTGAAGAACTTGCCGGAATATTTCTGATAATGGGCGATAAAACCGTAAGCGATTGGAGAGAGCGAGATCGTATGGGCGAAGTTCTTGAAATGGCAACAAGGGACTCGTTGGCAATCGACGCGGTTGCCTATCTAAGAACTTATAATAGGTCTGGAAAACTGTGCGACATACGGTATCTTGATCCGGGTTCTATTTATAGAGTTGATCCACGGAAAGGGTTCCGCGGCGATTTGAAAATTACTCACGTTCAGATGATTCAAAATCAGGTAACAGAGGTATTTGAAGCCGGGCGAATCATCTATCGCCACAAGAATAACCTATCGGATGTCCGCATGAGGGGTTTCGGATATTCTCCGATTGAGTCATGTATTACTGAAATTATGGCAATGGTAAACTCCATTAAGTGGAATGCAGACAGATTTAATCATAGAAATCCGCCACGAGCAATTATAACAACAAAGAATCAAATTACCAAAACAGACCAGGAAAGATTGGAATTGCAATGGGAGAATCAATTTTACGGGGCAAGACCTAATTTTAGGCTTCCAATGATGTTTGGAGTCGGTGATATGCAGGTTCATAATCTCGATATTGAGGATGATTTCGCGTTTGACAAACTTCTCCAAATGACAGCTTCTTTGATTATAGCCCGACACGGTATGGACCCGGCTCAAATAGGTCTTAAACTAACTCAGTCAAATGCACTTTCAGAGGCTTCGATGGACGGTCGCCAGCATTTTTCGCGTGATAGAATGCACGGTTCTATGATGAGCTTCCACGAGGACTGCCTGAATGAAATATACGACCCTGATATGGAGACTCTTGAAAAACTAAGTTTTATTGGGGTCAAAACAAATGATGAGTCCAAAAAAGCAGACCTACATGAAAAGCATTTCAGGACGTATAGAAATTTAGATTCTATTTTAAAAGAAAACGATATGCCGACAATGAAAGATCAGGCTGAAAAGGCGCTCAAGGACGGAATTATCAATGAAGAAGAAGCTAAAAAATATTCTAAAATCGGACTACTTATTGGGAATCAATATGCGTCACAGGAAATAGCCAAAATTTTTACCAGTGATCCGCAAAATGGTATGCCAGGGCAGGATATTCCACCGACTCCACAGAATGAATCAGAAGAGCAAGAACTCCCATGGGGAGACGAGGATTTTATTGGGGGTGAGAACGAGACTGAATCCGTTCATCCAGACCCGGAACAATCAGTAGCATCAAGAGCAATTGCAGAACATAAAAATAACTAAAAGGAGAAAAATTTATGGAAACTGAAAAAATAGGAATAGGGCAAGAACTATCAGCGATCAAAGAAAAACTCGAATCAGGTGAAATTGAAAATTTAAGAGATGTAGAGGCCTATTGTCGTGATAAAGATTTTTCTGACGAGGAAACAAACGATATTCTGAATGCTCTTCAAGAAGAAACAGGAAAAAAGAAGACTAAAAAAGAATCAAAAGAAGAAGAAGCTCCATCAAACGAGAATAAATCTGTAAGGACAAATGACGGACGAGACTTTGTGCAAAGTTCAATTGATGCGCTCAAAAATATCGAGAAACAGGAACTTTTCTCTTTGATTACAGGGATTATGGACGCTCAATACAGACCGTTGAATGTCCGGGTGTCAGGGGCAATGAGCGCTATTCTCGATAGGGCATCTTCAGGGATTGAAGACGGGGCAACGATTGTTTCTGAACTTTCAGATGAAGTTGCTAAATTGGTTCATCAAGCTAAATTCAATGAGTATTGTGGTATGATTGAGTCAATCTATAAGACTATTGGAACGGCTGTGGAAACAAAACTCTCCCAAATGGCACAGGCAACGGATGACTATCTTAAATCCCTGGGGAAATAAAGAAAGCCCATTTTTAAAATCAAGGGCTGGACGACAATTCCAGCTATTGATTGCAGATAGGCTGAAATGGATAGAATATCAAGCGCTTGGACCAGATAAAATCAGTATCCGTGCTTCTAATCTGTATATGCGAAAAGGGATTTTTAGTTGGGGGAAAAAACATCTCCCAGAGTTTATTCAAAATATTTTCAGGAAAAATCCAAGACCTGAAAATAGACCAAAGGTTGAGCTTAAAATAGGAAATTCTGGAGGTGGAGAAATCCACACAGATGAAATTATTCCAATATCTGATGAATTTGACGATTGGCTTTTTAAATACGTCGAGCAAGACTGGAACCCAGTCTTTAATGAGATTGGGGAAACCGGAACATTTCTGGGATATTTGTCCGGCTATCTTTCCGGAAAACTAAAACTCCCGGTAGAAACAGTTGACTCT from Leptospiraceae bacterium encodes:
- a CDS encoding RusA family crossover junction endodeoxyribonuclease — its product is MIFSTIIKPVSVNRRTVPGQHRKLITSNEYRNTKTAMSMVFRNQYRGKPITEECAVYLTCGWKGFDIDSWVKIVLDSLQGIAYKNDKQIRFLQIAMGIHKIINIEVVEMSKL
- a CDS encoding phage portal protein; the encoded protein is MANGKAGRPRGNNYEKNRLNRIPKEYREKIVSGKATPVNADDPAKMPVEVFRKSAFYDPARQAVSQAIDINNRMFEILNSAKDRKHPLYNDESLIMYNMGVQLRPIFRITTDDLRGISYSSSLIGAIHQIVSDDCSMYAKYQEDPGFGIKLKLKDQRPTPEQIKYFEELAGIFLIMGDKTVSDWRERDRMGEVLEMATRDSLAIDAVAYLRTYNRSGKLCDIRYLDPGSIYRVDPRKGFRGDLKITHVQMIQNQVTEVFEAGRIIYRHKNNLSDVRMRGFGYSPIESCITEIMAMVNSIKWNADRFNHRNPPRAIITTKNQITKTDQERLELQWENQFYGARPNFRLPMMFGVGDMQVHNLDIEDDFAFDKLLQMTASLIIARHGMDPAQIGLKLTQSNALSEASMDGRQHFSRDRMHGSMMSFHEDCLNEIYDPDMETLEKLSFIGVKTNDESKKADLHEKHFRTYRNLDSILKENDMPTMKDQAEKALKDGIINEEEAKKYSKIGLLIGNQYASQEIAKIFTSDPQNGMPGQDIPPTPQNESEEQELPWGDEDFIGGENETESVHPDPEQSVASRAIAEHKNN
- a CDS encoding site-specific DNA-methyltransferase is translated as MIELNKIYNEDCLLTLGRMPDKFVDLVITSPPYNMRTRIRNGKYSTREKGEHFSKKYKYFGDDLPIDDFYSFHSKVLRELIRVAKIVCYNFQIVTGSKEAFFKIIGDFNRDIKDIIIWDKGSGQPAMHEKVLNNCYEIILIIEDDNKAGRAIQNARFSRGEMNNILRIGKGKKVVDEHSAVFPERLAGELIKGFSEEGNLIYDPFIGVGTTAIVAKKLNRNYIGSEIIYEYSRIAEKRIVEKFSLFLDNKREAVQ
- a CDS encoding MarR family transcriptional regulator; the protein is MPRPSISIKDEDIIAFVRINPNCNCPEIARHFNINRKSAHKRIQKLQRKGILEFSNGFRKNAIRFSEKYR
- a CDS encoding helix-turn-helix domain-containing protein, which produces MAVKRKQVKNGRKRTGTVNKKAVKKNAKGFVSKFAHLYDPNELIEVPFKSITPEQYKTICMLLDGFTLAQTGSALKIPVSTIQNWLYLKEAVAIKFQEAYLSEARRRMEIMRLNSDSIAFDMYDLLMDWIQYMKRRKGVFDAKEVAQITSYLKNSSYIMSDDTKAKEEKSREKILAGLESLIEEKVLESQMMN